The following coding sequences are from one Enterococcus sp. 4G2_DIV0659 window:
- a CDS encoding Maf family protein produces the protein MTVILASQSPRRHELLSRVISDFEVVPADINEEVKSYFTPMDYVLTMAAQKATHVAKNYPNDLVIGCDTIVTIDHEILGKPMSREDGFRMLRQLSGRTHKVYTSVVLMKGDQESSATVPATVEFYDLTDEEINRYLDTNEYQDKAGAYGIQGQGALLVKTIQGDYYSIMGLPIATLYRMLPAFE, from the coding sequence ATGACAGTTATCCTAGCTTCGCAATCGCCACGTAGACATGAGTTATTGAGCAGAGTCATTTCTGACTTTGAGGTTGTTCCGGCTGATATCAACGAAGAGGTGAAGAGTTATTTCACCCCAATGGACTATGTCCTAACAATGGCGGCTCAAAAAGCGACGCATGTAGCAAAAAATTATCCCAATGATTTAGTCATTGGCTGCGATACAATCGTAACGATTGATCATGAGATTTTAGGAAAACCAATGTCTAGAGAAGACGGGTTTCGCATGTTGCGTCAATTAAGCGGACGCACACATAAAGTCTATACAAGCGTTGTCTTGATGAAAGGTGACCAAGAATCTTCTGCCACAGTTCCAGCGACAGTCGAGTTTTATGACCTAACGGATGAAGAAATTAATCGCTATTTAGACACAAATGAATACCAAGATAAAGCTGGGGCTTACGGTATTCAAGGACAAGGTGCTTTGTTAGTAAAAACGATTCAAGGAGATTACTATTCAATTATGGGATTGCCGATAGCGACTCTGTATCGTATGTTGCCAGCTTTTGAGTAG
- a CDS encoding acyl-CoA thioesterase, with protein MKCSQTRAIQTHMITYPHLNFHKTLFGGQLMAWLDETAGLSAVRVSRAAIVTASVDHLDFLAPLKADHSVCIDAYVTGVGSRSMEIFAKVIGEDLFTGERYLAGTCFMTFVVPKGAQLPEKIQPETKEEQFICQGYEARKQIRQAKRQESIDLAKNVDLDIPWQ; from the coding sequence ATGAAATGTTCTCAAACAAGAGCGATTCAAACGCATATGATTACTTATCCTCATTTAAATTTTCATAAAACCTTATTTGGTGGTCAATTGATGGCTTGGTTGGATGAAACGGCTGGGCTTTCGGCAGTTAGAGTGTCTAGAGCAGCAATCGTTACCGCTTCTGTAGATCATTTAGATTTTCTAGCTCCTTTAAAGGCAGATCATTCCGTGTGTATTGATGCTTACGTCACAGGTGTTGGGAGTCGTTCAATGGAGATATTTGCTAAAGTGATTGGGGAAGATTTATTTACAGGAGAACGTTATTTAGCTGGGACCTGTTTCATGACTTTTGTCGTACCTAAAGGAGCGCAGTTACCTGAGAAGATCCAACCAGAAACAAAAGAAGAGCAATTTATCTGTCAAGGATATGAAGCAAGAAAGCAAATTAGACAAGCGAAACGACAAGAAAGTATTGATCTTGCCAAAAATGTTGATTTAGATATTCCTTGGCAGTAA
- the msrB gene encoding peptide-methionine (R)-S-oxide reductase MsrB, whose product MEKPSKEELKEKLSDIEYAVTQENATERPFSGKYDDFYQEGIYVDIVSGEPLFSSTDKYDAGCGWPAFTKPIEKQGVKEKADFSLGMHRVEVRSKDADSHLGHVFTDGPKAQGGLRYCINAAALRFVPVEDLEKEGYGEYTSLFK is encoded by the coding sequence ATGGAAAAACCATCAAAAGAAGAGTTAAAAGAAAAATTATCGGATATCGAATATGCTGTTACCCAAGAAAATGCAACTGAGCGTCCATTTTCTGGTAAATATGACGATTTTTACCAAGAAGGCATCTATGTAGATATTGTTAGTGGGGAACCTCTTTTTAGTTCAACAGACAAATACGATGCCGGTTGCGGTTGGCCAGCTTTTACCAAACCAATCGAAAAACAAGGTGTCAAAGAAAAAGCAGACTTTTCTTTAGGGATGCATCGTGTTGAGGTGCGGAGTAAGGATGCGGACTCTCATTTAGGGCATGTTTTCACTGATGGTCCAAAAGCCCAAGGGGGATTAAGATATTGTATTAATGCAGCTGCCTTGCGTTTTGTTCCAGTAGAAGACCTTGAAAAAGAAGGGTATGGGGAATATACATCGTTATTTAAATAA